Below is a window of candidate division WOR-3 bacterium DNA.
TGAAGCAATCCTTTATAAGGCAAAAGTAACCACTAGGTTGGGCTCTATTGAAAATGGAACGTCTATTTTTGACTATTTGAAATATGAAAGGGAAAGAAAATATTCGGTTAACCTTTCTGTTGTTACTTTTAATTACGATGGAATTGATGTTGATCTTATAGATACACCGGGATATCTTGACTTTCAAGGAGATATGATAGCTGGCTTAAGTGTTTCTGATGCGGTAATAATAGTGGTTGATGGAGTTTCTGGTTTTGGTTTTATGACGGGGAAGGTAAATGAGTTTAGTGAGAAAAGAGGGATTCCAAGATTATTCTATATTAGTAAAGTAGAGAAAGAAGGGGTAGAGTTCAAACGAATAATGGAAGAAATAAAAGGGGAAGTTAGAAGTGGAGTGATACCACTTGTTGTACCTTTCATGAAAGGAAATAAAGTGATTGGTGTTGTCGATGTATTAAAAATGAAAGGATATTCTTCTAATGGTGAAATGGAAATTCCTAAGGAGTCTGAAGGCGAAATTAAAGAGTATAGAAATTTAATGACTGAATCTCTTGCAGAAATTGATGAGGGACTTATGGAGAAATTTGTAGAAGAGAAAGAGATCACTGATGAAGAGTTAAGAGAAGGGTTACGTAAAGGATTTATTTCTGGAGAAATCTTTCCTTTAATAGCTGGGGATTCTGTATCTCTTTTGGGTATAGATTCTCTACTTCACTATATTAAAAATATATTTCCTTCTCCAAAGGAGGCTAAACTTCCCTCTGGTATTGAATCAATTGATGGACCAACAGTTGCTTTCTCTTTTAAAACCGAATTTGAACCTCATATGGGAGAGTTGAGTCTTATAAAAGTTTGGAGAGGAAAAATTTCTGTTGGAGATACACTTATTAATACTTCAACAAACACTGAAGAAAAAATAAATCAGATTTTTGTTTTAAAAGGAGGAGAAAAGAAGGTAGTGGAAGAACTTCCTACTGGAGCAATAGGTGCTCTTGTAAAGTTAAAGAATACTTCTACAGGAGATACTTTGTCTGATCCTTCTAATTTGGTTGTTCTCCAGAGGCCTGAGTTTCCACATCCTGTTGCTAAAGTGGCTATTGAAGGCGAAACAGAGAAGGATAATGATAAAATATCTAAGGCTCTTTCAAAGATGAAAAAATCTGATCCTACATTTAACTATAATTTTGATGTGGAAACCAAACAGCTTATCTTAGAGACAATGGGTGAACAACATATGCAGTTTATAAGATCTTGGTTGGAAGAAAATTTTGACGTGAAGTTTATAGAAACTATGCCTGGAATTCATTATAGGGAGACAGTTCAGAAGAAAGCAGAGGGGCATGCAAAGTTCAAAAAGCAAACCGGTGGAAGAGGACAATATGGGGAAGTATTCTTACGCATTGAGCCTCTTCCAAGAGGAGCAGGAATAGAATTTGAAGATCAAATAAAAGGAGGTAATATTCCGAGTAAATATATTCCAGCGGTAGAAACCGGGGTAAGGGAGGCTTTAAATTCTGGAGCTCTTGCAGGCTATCCTATTATTGATTGCAAAGTTATTGTTTATGATGGTTCATATCACCCTGTTGATTCCTCGGATAATGCTTTCAAAAGAGCAGGTTCTATGGCTTTGAAAGATGGAATCTTGAAAGCATCTCCTTTTCTTTTAGAACCTATTCTTAAGGTGGAAGTGGTAATTACTGATGAATACACAGGAGATGTTATGGGAGATTTAAATGCAAAGAGAGGAAAGATTTTAGGTGTTGATGCTATGGGAAAGTTTAAGGTTATAAAAGCTTATGTTCCAGAAAAGGAGATGTTTAAATATTCTTCCAAGTTACGTTCTCTTACTCAGGGAACAGGAACTTATTCTGCCGAATTTGCCTTTTATGAAAGAGTTCCAGAAGAGATAGCAAAGGAAATAATTGCCCAGAGAAAGGTGGAAGAAAAGGAAGAAGAATGATTTTTTTCCTTCTTTTTTCTGTTTTTGAAGGAGAGTTTTTCCTTGTTGGAATAGACGCGGAAAGCTGGGGAAGAGGAGGAA
It encodes the following:
- a CDS encoding elongation factor G; translated protein: MNRRNICIAGHANAGKTSLGEAILYKAKVTTRLGSIENGTSIFDYLKYERERKYSVNLSVVTFNYDGIDVDLIDTPGYLDFQGDMIAGLSVSDAVIIVVDGVSGFGFMTGKVNEFSEKRGIPRLFYISKVEKEGVEFKRIMEEIKGEVRSGVIPLVVPFMKGNKVIGVVDVLKMKGYSSNGEMEIPKESEGEIKEYRNLMTESLAEIDEGLMEKFVEEKEITDEELREGLRKGFISGEIFPLIAGDSVSLLGIDSLLHYIKNIFPSPKEAKLPSGIESIDGPTVAFSFKTEFEPHMGELSLIKVWRGKISVGDTLINTSTNTEEKINQIFVLKGGEKKVVEELPTGAIGALVKLKNTSTGDTLSDPSNLVVLQRPEFPHPVAKVAIEGETEKDNDKISKALSKMKKSDPTFNYNFDVETKQLILETMGEQHMQFIRSWLEENFDVKFIETMPGIHYRETVQKKAEGHAKFKKQTGGRGQYGEVFLRIEPLPRGAGIEFEDQIKGGNIPSKYIPAVETGVREALNSGALAGYPIIDCKVIVYDGSYHPVDSSDNAFKRAGSMALKDGILKASPFLLEPILKVEVVITDEYTGDVMGDLNAKRGKILGVDAMGKFKVIKAYVPEKEMFKYSSKLRSLTQGTGTYSAEFAFYERVPEEIAKEIIAQRKVEEKEEE